A single region of the Chroococcidiopsis thermalis PCC 7203 genome encodes:
- a CDS encoding DEAD/DEAH box helicase, which produces MKPTFQLQNLLQQGESAIAAASVLLGQGMVTLDCTGVETLTSEQLTHLFSGIPQTWNFAELGEVFDRATLTPTFAKQLSQWLDRRLGRETKIESQVTGSTTDNPSDRTSPASLDIFNLRDEVIGDYRRYIESFLKIRDPQVAEFVDRELQRGELWPDPLVQLNPSYKKGATVTQLVQRGVLHPDCSRYFTKNGEPFQFHYHQEQAFGAAQRQEPYVLTTGTGSGKSMTYVVPIFDDLLRHPEIKGVRAILVYPMNALINSQKEEFDKFLSQVPHSHIRVEKYTGQENLTQKVAIQNDPPQILLTNYVMLELMLSRTHENKLVASPALKFLVLDELHTYRGRQGADVAILIRKLRQRCGQKLLCIGTSATMSTEGSRENRRQTVAGVASKLFGVEVRAENVIDETLERSIKHPVVPSDEELRRSIAAGLPPFSERSHSAFEADPLSAWMEMNFGLAEEQGHLVRRTPISLAAGAEQLSAQTQIPVETCRETLKQMFLWGSKTKGLAFRLHQFISQGGSVYATIESRDNRFLTLEGQYATTNDRLLYPLVFCRECGHDYYVVRYDKDNYAIDPQLAIALDTSDAEIDEGYLTLDEPGLWNTGDEDRLPDSWFNDTKRRGRVAKKEYAAHVPQKLQVLANGKVTNSLLSGTSCWFVPKPFLFCPNCGVVHDKRKKEFTKLSRLSSEGRSTATTLICLSTVNRLKSSPAIKPEAAKILSFTDNRQDASLQAGHFNDFVQTSFLRAALNKALQTNQRLTHGKLASEVVKQMNLDQSSYALQPAEYGAGKKRNERIFCELVEYRLYEDLRRGWRIVQPNLEQCGLLAIEYEELEATCEDPQLWQMYPHSILLQATPAQRLAVAKAVLDHLRKELALDAALLQSDRLDQLKREVAQAIADPWKFDTDERLHTATWASTAPGDSERVKVKLTSRSKIGRFLRSTATWSGLQQPLAEPEYNLLIQALVNTLGTAGYLKIEGTQVQLRIDCTIWQAQTVGKISADPLVSKRLQGSEDSQIEVNQFFQDFYQGNAQQLHSLEGREHTGQVSNEDRQEREEKFRQGQLASLFCSPTMELGIDISDLNAVHLRNVPPTPANYAQRSGRAGRSGQEALVMTYASVGSGHDQYFFQRPEQMVAGVVAPPKLELGNQDLIQSHIYSVWLAHTGQDLGESMNQILDLSLAGYPLKDTIRSQLTLTADVREQCFQAAQKILVDTFCRGDLEQASWYSPEWLRLTIENALSTFDRKCERWRRLYSDAIAQRDEARQSIDRAARGSVTQDERKLAETQEREARRQIDLLVGQVGSGKSQTELEFYPYRYFAAEGFLPGYNFPRLPIRAYLPAGDWGRFISRPRVVAIREFAPSNIVYYEGSKFQIAKMRVPVAGIEDKYVRVSVCPICGYFHEGDDSLRDTCEHCGAKIVADSYGNPAKLNRVLELETAIARRRERITCDEEERLKYGYNVTTYFRYAPQKQETATVLAADSTQLLRLTYGETAKIRRINRGLKRERQEWGFKLDAVTGVWGERGNDATTENLQTEVNLMVDDTCNILVVEPVSIPASNAEAFLATFQFALERAIGAVYKLEADELASVRLGQGRHLLFWEAAEGGAGVLSQILEDPQAFGRLARAALDICHFLQEKESCTKACYQCLLSYRNQFDHPLLDRHLIRSWLQQLSGSTISRHAAGSSREVQYQQLLKQTDPNSEFERIVLAEIDRRGLKLPDAAQEFISQANSKPDFVYREAAIAIFCDGSAHDHPQQQQQDRIKRDRLEECGYFVLTFRYNEAWQSQLERLASLL; this is translated from the coding sequence ATGAAACCTACTTTCCAACTGCAAAATTTACTACAACAAGGTGAAAGCGCGATCGCTGCTGCTAGCGTCCTTCTCGGTCAAGGGATGGTGACTCTCGACTGCACTGGAGTAGAAACACTCACTTCCGAACAGCTCACCCATTTGTTTTCTGGTATCCCCCAAACTTGGAACTTTGCCGAACTAGGAGAAGTCTTTGACCGCGCTACCCTCACCCCTACCTTTGCTAAACAACTGAGTCAATGGCTCGATCGACGATTGGGCAGAGAGACGAAAATCGAAAGTCAAGTAACGGGAAGTACGACTGATAATCCAAGCGATCGCACCTCTCCAGCTAGCCTTGACATTTTTAACCTGCGAGATGAAGTCATAGGCGACTACCGCCGCTACATCGAAAGCTTTCTCAAAATCCGCGATCCACAAGTAGCAGAATTTGTCGATCGCGAACTCCAACGCGGCGAACTGTGGCCCGATCCACTGGTGCAACTCAATCCATCATACAAGAAGGGCGCAACCGTCACTCAACTCGTGCAGCGGGGAGTACTTCATCCCGATTGCAGCCGTTACTTTACCAAAAACGGCGAACCCTTTCAATTTCACTACCACCAAGAACAAGCTTTTGGAGCCGCCCAACGTCAAGAACCCTACGTTCTGACTACAGGCACTGGTTCGGGGAAAAGCATGACCTATGTAGTGCCAATATTTGACGACTTACTCCGCCACCCAGAAATCAAAGGAGTACGGGCAATTTTGGTTTACCCCATGAATGCCCTGATTAACTCTCAAAAAGAAGAGTTTGACAAATTCTTAAGTCAAGTCCCTCACAGCCACATTCGCGTCGAGAAATACACCGGACAAGAAAACCTGACACAAAAGGTGGCAATTCAAAACGACCCGCCCCAAATCCTACTGACAAACTACGTGATGCTGGAGTTAATGCTTTCCCGCACTCACGAAAACAAGTTAGTTGCCTCCCCCGCACTGAAATTTTTGGTATTGGATGAACTGCACACATACCGAGGGCGACAAGGGGCTGATGTTGCTATCCTAATTCGCAAACTTCGCCAACGCTGCGGTCAAAAGCTACTATGTATCGGTACTAGCGCCACCATGTCTACCGAAGGCAGTCGAGAGAATCGCCGTCAAACTGTAGCTGGGGTAGCTAGTAAGTTGTTTGGCGTAGAAGTCAGAGCGGAAAACGTAATTGATGAAACTCTGGAGCGTTCCATCAAGCATCCCGTCGTTCCCAGTGATGAAGAACTCCGCCGCAGCATCGCCGCAGGCTTGCCTCCTTTCTCTGAGCGATCGCACTCAGCATTTGAAGCCGATCCCTTGAGTGCCTGGATGGAAATGAATTTTGGTCTAGCCGAGGAGCAAGGGCATTTAGTGCGCCGGACTCCCATTTCCCTTGCAGCCGGAGCCGAGCAACTATCTGCTCAAACCCAAATTCCAGTCGAGACTTGCCGCGAAACTCTCAAACAAATGTTTCTTTGGGGCAGCAAAACGAAAGGACTTGCCTTTCGCCTGCATCAATTTATCTCCCAAGGCGGTAGCGTCTACGCCACGATTGAATCGAGAGACAACCGCTTTCTGACGCTAGAAGGGCAATACGCCACTACCAACGATCGCCTGCTCTATCCCCTCGTCTTCTGCCGCGAGTGCGGACATGACTACTACGTGGTGCGCTACGACAAAGACAACTACGCGATCGATCCTCAACTGGCGATCGCCCTCGACACCAGCGATGCCGAGATCGATGAAGGCTACCTCACCTTAGACGAACCTGGACTTTGGAATACTGGCGACGAAGACCGCCTCCCCGATAGCTGGTTTAACGACACGAAGAGGCGGGGTCGGGTGGCGAAAAAGGAATACGCCGCGCACGTTCCCCAAAAACTCCAAGTCCTTGCCAACGGCAAAGTGACTAATTCTCTATTGTCAGGCACGAGTTGTTGGTTTGTCCCCAAACCCTTTCTTTTCTGTCCTAATTGCGGTGTAGTACATGACAAGAGAAAGAAAGAATTTACCAAGCTTTCTCGACTCAGTAGCGAAGGTCGCAGCACTGCCACAACTCTAATATGTCTTTCTACAGTTAATCGCTTAAAATCCAGTCCCGCCATCAAACCGGAAGCTGCCAAAATTCTCAGCTTTACAGATAATCGTCAGGATGCTTCATTGCAAGCTGGACATTTCAACGATTTCGTCCAAACCAGCTTTCTGCGGGCAGCTTTGAATAAAGCACTCCAAACAAATCAAAGGCTGACGCACGGCAAACTAGCTAGCGAAGTCGTCAAGCAGATGAATTTAGACCAGTCTAGCTATGCCCTCCAACCAGCCGAGTATGGAGCTGGCAAGAAGCGCAACGAGCGAATTTTTTGCGAGTTAGTTGAATACCGCCTTTACGAAGACCTGCGACGGGGATGGCGGATCGTCCAACCAAACCTGGAACAATGCGGTTTATTGGCAATCGAGTACGAGGAACTGGAGGCAACTTGCGAAGACCCGCAGCTGTGGCAGATGTATCCTCACTCAATCTTACTCCAAGCTACGCCAGCACAAAGATTAGCTGTCGCCAAAGCCGTACTCGACCATCTCCGCAAAGAACTGGCGCTCGATGCCGCATTACTGCAAAGCGATCGCCTAGACCAACTCAAGCGGGAAGTGGCACAGGCGATCGCCGATCCCTGGAAGTTCGACACTGACGAACGCTTGCATACCGCTACCTGGGCTTCTACTGCTCCTGGTGACTCGGAGCGAGTTAAAGTCAAACTCACCTCTCGCAGTAAAATCGGTCGCTTCCTACGCTCGACCGCTACTTGGTCGGGGCTGCAACAACCGTTAGCCGAGCCAGAGTATAATTTGCTAATCCAAGCATTAGTCAATACTTTAGGCACGGCAGGCTATCTCAAAATTGAAGGGACGCAGGTGCAGCTACGCATTGACTGCACGATCTGGCAAGCTCAAACAGTTGGCAAGATTTCTGCCGACCCACTCGTATCGAAGCGGCTTCAGGGCAGCGAAGACTCGCAAATTGAAGTCAATCAGTTTTTTCAAGACTTTTATCAGGGCAACGCCCAGCAACTTCACAGCTTGGAAGGGCGCGAGCATACGGGGCAGGTTAGCAACGAAGACCGCCAGGAGCGGGAAGAAAAGTTTCGCCAAGGACAATTGGCATCCCTGTTTTGCTCCCCCACAATGGAACTGGGCATCGATATCTCCGATCTCAATGCCGTCCATCTCAGGAACGTGCCGCCGACTCCTGCCAACTACGCCCAGCGCAGCGGTCGGGCAGGACGCAGCGGACAGGAAGCATTGGTGATGACCTATGCTTCTGTAGGTAGCGGACACGACCAGTATTTCTTCCAACGCCCAGAACAAATGGTGGCAGGAGTAGTAGCGCCCCCTAAACTGGAACTCGGTAACCAAGATTTGATCCAATCCCACATTTATTCCGTTTGGTTAGCCCATACGGGACAGGATTTGGGAGAATCGATGAATCAAATTCTCGATCTGAGTTTAGCAGGATATCCGCTAAAAGATACTATACGTTCGCAGCTTACACTCACAGCTGACGTTCGAGAACAATGCTTCCAAGCTGCTCAAAAAATTCTGGTCGATACCTTCTGTCGTGGGGATCTAGAGCAAGCTTCCTGGTATTCCCCAGAATGGTTGCGCTTAACAATCGAAAATGCTCTATCTACATTCGATCGCAAGTGCGAACGGTGGCGCAGACTCTACAGCGATGCGATCGCGCAACGCGACGAGGCACGGCAATCGATCGATCGTGCCGCTAGAGGTAGCGTGACTCAAGACGAGCGAAAGCTCGCCGAGACGCAGGAACGAGAAGCCCGCAGGCAAATCGATTTATTAGTCGGGCAGGTGGGTTCCGGAAAGAGCCAAACCGAATTAGAGTTTTATCCTTACCGTTACTTTGCTGCTGAAGGTTTCCTGCCAGGATACAACTTTCCTCGCCTCCCAATCCGAGCTTATCTTCCTGCTGGCGACTGGGGCAGATTTATTTCCCGCCCTCGCGTCGTTGCCATCCGCGAGTTTGCCCCTAGTAATATCGTTTACTACGAAGGCTCCAAATTCCAGATTGCCAAAATGCGAGTCCCTGTTGCTGGCATTGAAGATAAATACGTCCGCGTCAGCGTTTGTCCTATCTGCGGTTACTTCCACGAGGGCGATGATTCGCTGCGCGACACTTGCGAACACTGCGGTGCCAAGATTGTTGCCGATAGCTACGGTAATCCCGCTAAACTCAACCGCGTGCTGGAGCTAGAAACCGCGATCGCCCGCAGGCGCGAGCGAATCACCTGCGACGAAGAAGAACGGCTCAAGTACGGTTACAACGTCACCACTTACTTCCGCTACGCGCCACAAAAACAAGAAACGGCAACAGTATTGGCAGCAGACTCAACGCAGTTATTGCGGTTAACCTATGGCGAAACCGCAAAAATCCGACGAATCAATCGCGGCTTAAAGCGCGAGCGCCAAGAATGGGGATTTAAGCTCGACGCGGTTACTGGAGTTTGGGGTGAGCGTGGCAATGACGCGACAACAGAAAATCTGCAAACAGAAGTCAACTTAATGGTGGACGATACTTGTAACATCTTGGTAGTCGAGCCTGTTAGCATTCCTGCTAGCAACGCCGAAGCGTTTCTCGCTACCTTCCAGTTTGCTTTAGAAAGAGCGATTGGGGCAGTTTACAAACTCGAAGCAGATGAACTAGCATCCGTTCGCTTAGGTCAAGGACGACATTTATTGTTTTGGGAAGCGGCAGAAGGAGGTGCAGGCGTTCTTTCCCAAATCCTCGAAGATCCTCAAGCCTTCGGGCGGCTAGCTCGTGCTGCCTTAGATATCTGTCACTTTCTGCAAGAAAAGGAAAGCTGCACTAAAGCCTGCTATCAATGCTTGTTATCCTACCGCAACCAATTCGACCATCCGCTGCTAGACCGTCACTTAATTCGTAGTTGGCTTCAACAGCTTAGTGGTAGTACTATTAGCCGTCACGCCGCAGGCAGTTCGCGTGAAGTGCAATATCAGCAATTGCTAAAGCAGACCGATCCTAACTCCGAGTTCGAGCGAATTGTCCTGGCAGAAATCGATCGAAGAGGGCTAAAACTACCGGATGCCGCTCAAGAATTTATTTCTCAAGCCAATTCCAAACCAGATTTTGTCTATCGAGAAGCTGCGATCGCGATTTTCTGCGATGGTTCAGCCCACGACCATCCACAGCAACAACAGCAAGACCGAATCAAACGCGATCGCCTCGAAGAATGCGGCTACTTTGTTCTCACCTTTCGTTACAACGAGGCATGGCAATCTCAGTTAGAACGTTTAGCTTCCTTGCTTTGA
- a CDS encoding Mov34/MPN/PAD-1 family protein gives MIDPFCSHNITASDTSNLPPYSGKLQEYWMAGNGIFLRSHRPELEVCLEIAHCTVGNLPQIQPYFRLVPPKVPASTISEIIRICLEAGDREVLFYLSYDNRWQLHVPPQTASRTSVAAMESSFHSTYETALIEIHSHARAPACFSTQDDIEESGKFRIFAVIGSLSDRPAISVRLGVYDCFFNIPISWIFAT, from the coding sequence ATGATCGACCCCTTTTGCAGTCATAACATTACTGCCAGCGATACTAGCAACCTCCCTCCTTATTCGGGAAAGCTACAAGAATACTGGATGGCGGGTAATGGTATTTTCCTGCGATCGCACCGCCCAGAACTAGAGGTATGCCTTGAGATCGCCCACTGCACTGTTGGTAATCTTCCCCAGATCCAACCTTATTTTCGCCTCGTACCGCCGAAAGTCCCCGCATCAACCATTTCAGAAATTATTCGTATTTGTCTAGAAGCAGGCGATCGAGAAGTTTTGTTCTATCTGAGCTATGACAACCGATGGCAACTGCACGTTCCACCACAAACAGCTAGCCGCACCAGCGTTGCAGCAATGGAATCGTCATTTCATTCTACTTATGAAACTGCCCTCATCGAAATCCACAGCCATGCAAGAGCGCCAGCTTGCTTTTCAACTCAAGATGACATCGAAGAAAGCGGCAAGTTCAGAATCTTCGCCGTCATCGGTTCCTTAAGCGATCGTCCTGCGATTAGCGTGCGGTTGGGAGTTTACGATTGCTTCTTCAACATACCTATTTCTTGGATTTTTGCCACATGA
- a CDS encoding ThiF family adenylyltransferase, which produces MTIDLSFANSVPIIPAQNTQIQFVLVGAGGTGSCIIRELCKVVCQIQSVTKKQVSIRIVDFDTVESRNIPRQIFLPEEIGMNKAEALAIRYSSAFGISIKAIDQPFDCQMVNKLKQWNTLTVIIGCVDNAAARAEIERCLEYNSNTRSASLFWLDCGNAQTSGQVLLGTTTNFDLLRAFDRPERPNLCYQLPSPTSIHPELLVVQPEELSSSRLSCASILLRNYQALFVNQFAATIASQYILELTFTGGLRRFATYFDCKTMSCKSLYITPSNLSQFQN; this is translated from the coding sequence ATGACCATCGACTTATCGTTTGCTAATTCAGTACCGATTATTCCGGCTCAAAATACTCAAATTCAGTTTGTCCTTGTCGGTGCTGGTGGAACGGGTAGCTGTATTATCAGAGAACTATGCAAAGTCGTTTGTCAAATTCAGAGCGTTACCAAAAAACAAGTATCTATTCGCATTGTTGACTTCGATACTGTAGAGTCGCGCAATATTCCCAGACAAATATTCCTGCCTGAAGAAATCGGCATGAATAAAGCAGAAGCACTAGCAATTCGTTACAGCAGTGCCTTTGGAATTAGCATTAAAGCGATCGATCAGCCCTTTGACTGTCAGATGGTAAATAAACTAAAACAATGGAATACGCTGACAGTCATTATCGGCTGCGTTGATAATGCCGCAGCCAGAGCAGAGATCGAACGCTGCCTCGAATACAATTCAAATACGCGATCGGCTTCTCTATTCTGGCTGGACTGCGGCAATGCCCAAACTAGCGGTCAAGTCTTGCTAGGAACTACCACCAACTTCGATCTGTTACGTGCTTTCGATCGCCCCGAACGCCCCAATCTCTGCTACCAACTTCCGTCTCCAACATCGATCCACCCAGAACTCCTCGTGGTACAACCAGAAGAACTGTCGAGTTCTCGCCTCTCATGTGCTTCTATCCTACTACGTAACTATCAGGCATTATTCGTCAATCAATTTGCCGCGACAATAGCCAGCCAATACATTTTAGAACTCACGTTCACCGGAGGATTGAGAAGATTCGCCACGTATTTTGATTGCAAAACGATGAGTTGTAAATCCCTTTATATCACCCCCTCCAACTTATCTCAATTCCAAAATTAA
- a CDS encoding PD-(D/E)XK nuclease family protein produces MNLIDYKLLEILETTPEKFPDLERASIYTPGFCERVNVLSKQFHLIMQQIGMGLSVEPLLNNSPQIKEWVEKVQPIISIPALAKSWNASLQKLISNNLLVAQYDLILEREERLIAIDWSVQHRPLSYQQLLKSWQTQLRLFLLLENSSFAPEQIGISYLLFNTKSAPIYHFEYSRQQHEEFQQRLEGIFSKLPKTEKNVSPAALSEFDDDAACKLNLKKFLNGELTTQEYLATVPEVEI; encoded by the coding sequence ATGAACCTAATTGACTACAAACTCCTGGAAATTTTAGAAACTACTCCGGAGAAATTTCCAGATTTAGAACGAGCGAGTATTTACACTCCAGGCTTTTGCGAACGAGTAAATGTTCTGAGCAAACAGTTTCATCTAATTATGCAACAGATAGGCATGGGTCTATCTGTGGAACCATTGCTAAACAATTCTCCTCAAATCAAAGAATGGGTAGAAAAGGTTCAGCCAATTATTAGCATACCTGCGCTCGCTAAGAGTTGGAATGCCAGCTTACAAAAACTTATTAGCAACAACTTGTTAGTGGCACAATACGACCTGATTTTGGAACGAGAAGAGCGGTTAATTGCTATAGATTGGTCAGTTCAACATCGTCCGCTTAGCTACCAACAGTTACTCAAAAGCTGGCAGACGCAACTTCGCTTGTTTCTCTTGCTAGAAAATAGTAGCTTTGCTCCCGAACAGATTGGCATTAGCTACTTGTTATTTAACACCAAGTCAGCTCCTATTTATCATTTTGAATACAGTAGGCAACAACATGAAGAATTTCAGCAGAGATTAGAAGGCATTTTCTCGAAACTTCCAAAAACAGAAAAAAATGTGTCTCCTGCCGCTCTTTCGGAATTTGATGACGATGCTGCCTGCAAACTGAATCTCAAAAAGTTTCTCAATGGCGAACTTACCACTCAAGAATATCTAGCCACAGTTCCCGAAGTCGAAATTTGA
- a CDS encoding DUF5895 domain-containing protein encodes MRKQTTQATSTNSSDNNAVTEDDFDNLIIKYESSQYDGKITDLPICQVLNDKSPASVGMFVKAKNLPQIGWRGPEATYEHTFSSGATELGVLLQSPRMHILRTSPRCIEIRKTGELVANYENVEGRKKYEDLGNLATLRTFYLLYLVDETNNNLHDLPLILSIKGVAAVRFGEAYRQFKRQLEIAYANRRKTQYKPKDERFHVAGIFNPSFKPSLEPPDGEQKSWVAVPAYFATPAPQGYDLSNYLVPQKEEELWAIVQSSNEFSSNILKTAQEHHRAIESASDSTNATTIDTNAVAVIANADELPY; translated from the coding sequence ATGCGAAAACAAACGACTCAAGCTACATCAACAAACTCATCAGATAACAATGCTGTTACTGAAGATGACTTTGACAATCTCATTATTAAATATGAATCCTCCCAATACGACGGCAAAATTACCGATCTCCCTATCTGTCAAGTCTTGAACGATAAGTCTCCTGCGAGTGTTGGCATGTTTGTTAAAGCCAAAAACTTACCGCAAATTGGCTGGCGCGGACCGGAAGCTACCTACGAGCATACGTTTTCTAGTGGTGCTACAGAATTAGGCGTTCTGCTCCAGTCACCGAGAATGCATATCTTAAGGACTTCACCTCGCTGTATCGAAATCAGAAAAACTGGAGAACTCGTCGCTAACTACGAGAACGTTGAAGGACGCAAAAAATATGAGGACTTAGGCAATTTAGCGACGCTGCGGACTTTTTACTTGCTCTACTTAGTAGACGAAACCAACAATAACCTCCACGATCTACCGCTGATTCTTTCCATCAAAGGAGTAGCAGCAGTCCGCTTTGGCGAGGCATACAGGCAGTTCAAACGTCAACTAGAAATTGCTTATGCCAACCGCAGAAAAACTCAGTACAAACCAAAAGACGAACGCTTTCACGTAGCTGGCATTTTCAATCCCAGCTTCAAGCCATCCCTCGAACCTCCAGATGGCGAACAAAAGTCATGGGTAGCCGTTCCCGCTTATTTTGCCACGCCTGCCCCCCAAGGTTACGACCTCAGCAATTACCTCGTACCGCAAAAAGAGGAGGAGCTATGGGCAATAGTTCAAAGTAGTAACGAGTTCTCTAGTAACATTCTCAAAACTGCCCAAGAACATCACAGAGCGATCGAAAGTGCTTCAGATAGCACGAATGCAACAACTATCGATACCAATGCTGTGGCAGTAATTGCTAACGCAGACGAGCTGCCTTACTAA